A window of the Roseburia sp. 831b genome harbors these coding sequences:
- the scfA gene encoding six-cysteine ranthipeptide SCIFF, with the protein MKHVKTLNTKRLQNTVKKGGCGECQTSCQSACKTSCTVGNQSCENNK; encoded by the coding sequence ATGAAACACGTAAAGACATTAAACACAAAAAGATTACAGAATACAGTAAAAAAAGGTGGATGTGGAGAATGTCAGACATCATGTCAGTCTGCATGTAAAACATCTTGTACAGTAGGAAACCAGTCCTGCGAGAACAACAAATAA
- the asnS gene encoding asparagine--tRNA ligase, which produces MELVNIRELFRNQEEFADQTVTIGGWVRSIRSSKNFGFIVVNDGTFFEPLQVVYSNVLENFEEVDKLNVGAAIIVTGKMVLTPNTKQPFEIQAEKVEIEGQSAPDYPLQKKRHTFEYLRTISHLRPRTNTFEAVFRVRSLCAYAIHKFFQERDFVYVHTPLITGSDCEGAGEMFQVTTMDLNNIPKTEDGKVDYTKDFFGKPTNLTVSGQLNGETYAMAFKNIYTFGPTFRAENSNTTRHAAEFWMIEPEIAFADLEDDMMLAESMLKYVINYVLENAPEEMAFFNNFVDKGLLERLQNVVENDFARVTYTEAVDILSKHNDKFDYKVTWGCDLQTEHERFLTEEIYKRPVFVTDYPKEIKAFYMKLNEDGKTVAAVDCLVPGIGEIIGGSQREDDYDKLLERINELGLKEEDYKFYLDLRKYGSARHAGFGLGFERCVMYLTGMSNIRDVIPFPRTVNNCEL; this is translated from the coding sequence ATGGAATTAGTGAACATCAGAGAATTATTTCGTAATCAGGAAGAATTCGCCGATCAGACTGTAACAATTGGCGGATGGGTAAGAAGCATCAGAAGTTCTAAGAATTTTGGATTTATCGTGGTAAACGACGGAACTTTTTTTGAGCCGCTCCAGGTGGTATATTCCAATGTTTTAGAGAACTTTGAGGAAGTTGATAAATTAAACGTTGGTGCTGCAATCATTGTAACAGGTAAAATGGTGTTAACACCAAATACCAAGCAGCCATTTGAGATTCAGGCAGAAAAGGTAGAGATTGAGGGTCAGTCTGCACCGGATTATCCATTACAGAAAAAGAGACATACATTTGAATATTTAAGAACAATCTCTCATTTAAGACCAAGAACCAACACCTTTGAAGCTGTGTTCCGTGTGCGTTCCCTTTGTGCGTATGCGATTCACAAATTTTTCCAGGAAAGAGATTTCGTGTATGTTCATACACCATTGATTACCGGAAGTGACTGTGAAGGTGCCGGAGAAATGTTCCAGGTTACCACAATGGATTTGAACAATATTCCAAAGACAGAAGATGGAAAAGTAGATTATACCAAGGATTTCTTTGGAAAACCAACCAACCTTACCGTAAGTGGCCAGTTAAATGGTGAGACTTATGCAATGGCATTTAAGAATATTTACACCTTTGGACCAACATTCCGTGCAGAGAATTCCAACACAACAAGACATGCTGCTGAGTTCTGGATGATTGAGCCGGAAATCGCATTTGCAGATTTAGAGGATGATATGATGCTTGCAGAGAGCATGTTAAAATATGTCATCAATTATGTTTTGGAAAATGCACCGGAAGAAATGGCATTCTTTAACAACTTTGTAGATAAAGGATTGTTAGAGAGATTACAGAACGTTGTAGAGAACGATTTCGCACGTGTTACTTACACAGAGGCTGTCGATATTTTATCCAAACACAATGACAAGTTCGATTACAAAGTAACCTGGGGATGCGATCTTCAGACCGAGCATGAGCGTTTCTTAACCGAAGAAATCTACAAACGCCCGGTATTTGTAACCGATTATCCAAAGGAAATCAAGGCATTCTACATGAAATTAAATGAGGATGGAAAGACAGTTGCAGCAGTTGACTGTCTGGTTCCTGGAATCGGAGAAATCATTGGTGGAAGCCAAAGAGAGGACGATTACGACAAGTTATTAGAGAGAATCAATGAGTTAGGCCTTAAGGAAGAGGATTACAAATTCTACCTTGACCTTCGTAAATATGGTTCCGCAAGACATGCAGGATTCGGACTTGGATTCGAGCGCTGCGTGATGTACTTAACCGGTATGTCAAATATCCGTGACGTCATCCCATTCCCAAGAACCGTAAATAACTGTGAGTTATAA
- a CDS encoding GerAB/ArcD/ProY family transporter, with amino-acid sequence MFSENKKISGRQIFRLLTYDLLGIGTLLLPTILAKTTGADGVFSIFVGLGIGGCYLVVLGFLLKKMEGDFYEFLRKKCGCFVQKIVLSFFVVYFCLLAGYTAYLTSCLVLTHLLQQGSFLLVLLLLLLLAGYGNVAGIEGRARVYEMLFWFLMLPFFLMLFFGAKDVQTAYWTPVFMGDAGSFWKGTYAVVIWASLLVLLLFLPPFAKKQTILVVNTKRAFLFSGGILLVLYLILLGTFGANALAHMENPAVVLMSTVQMTGGFLKRVDAFMLGMWFFMLYALLNSLLFYGKETLGKIFEKNRAGADVSQEGMHENGKGGYGLCNLISTWSILIITFVVAICFYRSKNFSEWYHWFLWWVGTPVLLVMPVLLLPGAGKGEQKR; translated from the coding sequence ATGTTTTCAGAAAATAAAAAAATATCAGGAAGACAGATTTTTCGGCTTTTGACGTATGATTTGCTTGGAATTGGCACGTTGCTGCTGCCGACAATCTTAGCAAAAACGACAGGTGCCGATGGCGTTTTCTCTATCTTTGTGGGACTTGGAATCGGTGGCTGCTATCTGGTGGTGCTAGGTTTTCTCCTGAAAAAAATGGAGGGGGATTTCTATGAATTTTTAAGGAAAAAATGTGGCTGTTTCGTACAAAAAATCGTACTTTCCTTTTTCGTTGTCTATTTTTGCCTCCTGGCAGGGTACACCGCTTACCTGACGAGTTGTCTGGTTTTAACCCATCTGCTGCAACAGGGTTCTTTTCTTTTGGTACTGCTTTTGCTGCTCCTTTTGGCGGGCTATGGAAATGTTGCGGGAATTGAGGGGAGAGCGAGAGTGTATGAGATGTTGTTCTGGTTTCTGATGCTTCCCTTTTTTCTGATGTTATTTTTCGGGGCAAAAGATGTGCAGACAGCGTATTGGACGCCTGTTTTTATGGGGGATGCAGGTTCCTTTTGGAAAGGAACTTATGCGGTGGTTATCTGGGCAAGCCTTCTGGTATTGCTTTTGTTTTTGCCACCTTTTGCGAAGAAACAAACTATACTTGTAGTTAATACAAAGAGAGCCTTCCTTTTTTCCGGGGGGATTCTTTTGGTGCTGTATCTGATTCTACTGGGAACATTTGGGGCAAATGCGCTTGCACACATGGAAAATCCGGCGGTGGTGCTGATGAGTACCGTTCAGATGACAGGTGGATTTTTAAAAAGAGTGGACGCATTCATGCTGGGCATGTGGTTTTTCATGTTGTATGCACTGCTAAACAGCCTGTTGTTTTATGGAAAAGAGACGCTTGGCAAAATTTTTGAAAAAAACAGGGCGGGTGCTGATGTTTCTCAGGAAGGAATGCATGAAAACGGTAAGGGAGGATACGGTCTTTGTAACCTGATTTCGACCTGGAGCATATTGATAATTACATTTGTAGTTGCAATTTGCTTTTACCGAAGTAAAAATTTTAGTGAATGGTATCATTGGTTTCTTTGGTGGGTTGGAACACCTGTGTTGTTGGTTATGCCGGTTTTGTTACTGCCTGGCGCAGGGAAAGGAGAGCAGAAGAGATGA
- the spoIIR gene encoding stage II sporulation protein R produces MKKNKKSNFPKWKKVMLSMLAIGACGVFLLQFYQSESVVYAENHMQKEIAKKILRFHVLANSDVEEDQELKLKVRDAIGAYLSEPLKEVESLEECKELVSKELPQIVAVADETIAEAGYSYTTTAQIKVTDFPEKTYGDYTFPAGEYEALEVTIGAGEGHNWWCVLYPNMCFRGSVYEVVEEDAKESLKEVLTPEEYQEVFSGGDYEVRLKVVEEWKAFLENITTNVED; encoded by the coding sequence ATGAAAAAAAATAAAAAGTCAAATTTCCCAAAATGGAAAAAAGTCATGTTATCCATGCTTGCAATCGGTGCGTGTGGTGTCTTTTTGTTACAATTTTATCAATCTGAAAGTGTAGTATACGCAGAGAATCATATGCAAAAGGAAATTGCCAAAAAGATTCTGCGTTTCCATGTGCTTGCAAACAGCGATGTAGAAGAGGACCAGGAACTAAAGCTTAAAGTGCGGGATGCGATTGGTGCATACTTAAGTGAGCCGTTAAAAGAGGTCGAAAGCTTAGAGGAATGTAAGGAGCTGGTTTCCAAAGAGCTGCCACAGATTGTTGCGGTTGCAGATGAGACAATCGCGGAGGCTGGTTATTCTTACACGACAACAGCACAGATAAAGGTGACGGATTTCCCGGAAAAAACATATGGGGATTACACCTTCCCGGCAGGAGAGTACGAGGCACTCGAAGTCACAATTGGCGCCGGGGAAGGCCATAACTGGTGGTGTGTGCTTTATCCGAATATGTGTTTTCGCGGAAGTGTCTACGAGGTTGTGGAGGAGGATGCAAAGGAATCTTTAAAGGAAGTGCTGACGCCGGAGGAATACCAGGAGGTGTTTTCCGGCGGAGATTATGAGGTTCGTTTGAAAGTGGTCGAGGAATGGAAAGCGTTTTTGGAAAATATAACTACAAATGTAGAAGATTAA
- a CDS encoding GntR family transcriptional regulator yields MTDDLTLNMNAYLPLRDVVFNTLREAILKGELKPGERLMELQLAAKLGVSRTPIREAIRMLEQEGLAVTVPRKGAEVARMTEKDMEDVLQVREALDELAVNIACEKITEEQLDNLRQAMKEFEASTKSGDVKRIAQADVLFHDIIYQSTGNSKLVSMLNNLREQIYRYRVEYLKDADSYPNLMKEHEEIEHALAKRDKKKATKAMQIHVDNQAEAVKKMIREQE; encoded by the coding sequence ATGACAGATGACTTAACATTGAATATGAATGCCTATCTGCCACTTCGTGACGTGGTGTTCAACACATTGCGGGAAGCAATTTTAAAAGGGGAACTCAAACCGGGAGAACGTCTGATGGAGTTGCAATTAGCAGCAAAATTAGGGGTCAGCCGTACACCAATTCGTGAGGCAATCCGTATGCTAGAGCAGGAAGGACTTGCAGTCACAGTGCCAAGAAAAGGGGCAGAGGTGGCGCGCATGACAGAAAAGGACATGGAAGATGTCTTACAGGTGCGTGAGGCTTTGGATGAACTTGCCGTAAATATTGCGTGCGAGAAAATCACAGAGGAACAGCTTGATAACCTTCGTCAGGCGATGAAGGAATTCGAAGCATCCACAAAGTCCGGGGATGTCAAACGAATTGCACAGGCAGACGTCTTGTTCCATGACATTATTTATCAGTCAACCGGGAATTCAAAATTAGTTTCTATGTTAAATAATTTAAGAGAGCAGATATATCGTTACCGCGTGGAATATCTAAAAGACGCGGACAGCTATCCAAATCTGATGAAAGAGCATGAAGAGATTGAGCATGCCTTAGCAAAACGGGATAAGAAAAAGGCAACAAAGGCCATGCAGATTCATGTGGATAATCAGGCGGAAGCTGTAAAAAAGATGATACGAGAACAGGAATAG
- the ispE gene encoding 4-(cytidine 5'-diphospho)-2-C-methyl-D-erythritol kinase, translating into MNEISLKALAKINLGLDVVRRREDGYHEVRMIMQTIHLYDRLEIKKTGSADITMETNLSFLPTNENNLVYKAAKLLKDEFEIKEGVHVNLKKHIPVAAGMAGGSTDAAAVLYGMNRMFGLGLSKKELMERGVKIGADVPYCLMRGTALAEGIGEDLSALPPMVKCPVLIAKPSVNVSTKFVYENLKLDDTTVHPDIDALVADIKAQDLKKIAADMGNVLETVTIPNYPVIADIKQHMLEHGAINAMMSGSGPTVFGLFEKEETAQEAFTAMKQSGLAKQVYLTSIYNNARI; encoded by the coding sequence ATGAACGAAATATCTTTAAAAGCACTGGCAAAAATCAACCTTGGTCTTGATGTGGTAAGGCGCAGGGAAGACGGATACCACGAAGTGCGCATGATTATGCAGACCATTCATTTGTATGACAGGCTGGAAATCAAAAAGACGGGAAGCGCAGACATCACAATGGAGACAAACTTGTCGTTTCTTCCTACAAATGAAAACAATCTGGTCTATAAGGCTGCAAAGCTGCTAAAGGATGAGTTTGAAATCAAAGAGGGTGTTCATGTTAATCTGAAAAAGCATATTCCGGTTGCGGCTGGAATGGCAGGCGGAAGCACGGATGCAGCAGCCGTTTTATACGGAATGAACCGGATGTTTGGGCTTGGGCTTAGCAAGAAGGAGTTAATGGAACGTGGTGTGAAGATTGGAGCGGACGTGCCATACTGCCTGATGCGCGGAACGGCGCTTGCAGAAGGAATCGGGGAAGATTTAAGTGCGCTGCCTCCGATGGTAAAATGCCCGGTTTTAATTGCAAAACCTTCCGTGAATGTTTCGACAAAATTTGTATATGAGAATTTAAAACTGGATGATACGACCGTACATCCGGATATTGATGCGCTTGTGGCGGATATTAAGGCACAGGATTTGAAAAAAATTGCGGCGGATATGGGAAATGTTTTGGAAACGGTTACAATTCCAAATTATCCGGTTATTGCAGACATCAAGCAGCATATGCTAGAACATGGGGCAATCAATGCCATGATGAGTGGCTCCGGTCCGACCGTGTTTGGTCTTTTTGAGAAGGAGGAGACAGCACAGGAGGCATTTACAGCCATGAAGCAATCAGGCCTTGCAAAACAAGTGTATCTGACAAGCATTTATAACAATGCAAGAATTTAG
- the tig gene encoding trigger factor, producing the protein MKRKVIALMLCMTTLLTVAGCGDKKGSTDATEEVLTDTESTETGYYTGKRSGEFDIDVNDYVKLCDYSNIDVTITGDYDVDDSDVSNYMDQMFAYYGPFYEADDSKTTVSDGDIVNVDYVGKLDGEAFDGGTASDQNIDVSNNCAAGGKTSYIDGFTDGLMGAKVGDTVDCNVTFPEDYQEESLAGKEVVFTFTVNSIQKEITQDEMTDDFVKENFKVDSLDAMKEEVISYLQNAADYNRSQDTYDAIQNWLVDHCEVEVPQDYLEARVGEYQANFVAQNCSDGTSLEDYLNTNYGYTVDQAVEKWTDYMTENIKLEFILEAIAQKEKIEIDEDEYASYIQNLISNSSSTSSKTFEDEDALYEFYGSGHKDEGEAYLRKIYLANLALDQLKENANVTEAPATDESTEATEAVEDTEAVESTEE; encoded by the coding sequence ATGAAGAGAAAAGTAATTGCACTCATGTTATGCATGACAACGTTGCTTACAGTAGCAGGTTGTGGGGATAAGAAAGGTAGTACAGACGCAACAGAGGAAGTTTTAACTGACACAGAATCCACAGAGACCGGATATTATACCGGAAAAAGAAGTGGTGAATTTGATATTGATGTCAATGATTATGTAAAGCTTTGTGATTATAGCAATATCGATGTGACAATCACAGGAGACTATGATGTAGATGACAGTGATGTGTCCAATTATATGGACCAGATGTTTGCTTACTATGGACCATTCTATGAGGCAGACGACAGCAAGACAACCGTTTCAGACGGCGATATTGTCAATGTTGATTATGTTGGAAAATTAGACGGGGAAGCATTTGATGGCGGAACAGCATCTGACCAGAATATTGATGTGTCCAATAACTGTGCAGCAGGTGGAAAGACTTCCTACATCGATGGATTTACCGATGGTCTTATGGGAGCAAAGGTTGGCGATACGGTAGATTGTAACGTGACATTCCCGGAGGATTACCAGGAAGAATCCTTAGCTGGAAAAGAGGTCGTCTTTACTTTTACCGTAAATTCCATCCAGAAAGAAATCACACAGGATGAGATGACAGATGATTTCGTAAAAGAAAACTTCAAGGTTGACAGCCTGGATGCAATGAAAGAAGAAGTAATTTCTTATTTACAGAACGCAGCAGACTACAATCGTAGTCAGGATACCTATGATGCCATCCAGAACTGGTTAGTAGATCATTGTGAAGTGGAAGTTCCACAGGATTACTTAGAGGCAAGAGTAGGAGAGTATCAGGCAAACTTTGTAGCTCAGAATTGCTCAGATGGTACAAGCTTAGAGGATTATCTGAATACGAATTATGGTTATACAGTTGATCAGGCAGTAGAAAAATGGACAGACTATATGACAGAAAATATCAAGTTAGAGTTCATTTTAGAGGCAATTGCCCAGAAAGAAAAGATTGAAATTGATGAAGATGAATATGCATCTTATATTCAGAATCTGATTTCAAACAGCAGCTCAACATCCAGCAAGACATTTGAAGATGAGGATGCGCTTTATGAGTTCTACGGAAGTGGACACAAAGATGAGGGGGAAGCATATCTTCGTAAGATTTATCTTGCAAACCTTGCATTGGACCAGTTAAAAGAAAATGCAAATGTCACAGAAGCTCCCGCAACAGATGAGAGTACAGAAGCAACAGAGGCGGTAGAGGACACGGAAGCTGTGGAGAGTACAGAAGAATAA
- a CDS encoding Ger(x)C family spore germination protein, translated as MKKEITFFVAGILFLLMIGTLSGCDTVEVEERSFPLALAIDETSDLETAWLNQEEEGTKMVDYNHLKVLVLGESLFSKESEMEKLLQLMEEDNRLPRNAYVVVAKDASKILELDDALEDGIGTYLEELLEGNASMDSAAYPTLGMLYQERFNKIETLFLPYLDIQDDTPFVKEYFVQKRGMPLGTVPTQMAMLSALLQDNLSKETICFESGSSIRLDNFQNYMEMEDGVVKLLVKCDGDILYQESQEDFAQLVTSYYQELLTQALEKNVDLSNSFKNLGGYQRDWFEKYQENDMRYENDIALQIDVEITFVNNF; from the coding sequence ATGAAAAAAGAGATAACTTTTTTTGTGGCAGGGATTCTGTTCCTTCTTATGATAGGAACGTTAAGCGGGTGCGATACGGTCGAGGTGGAGGAACGCTCATTTCCACTGGCACTTGCAATTGATGAAACGTCAGACCTTGAGACCGCGTGGCTGAACCAGGAAGAGGAAGGAACGAAGATGGTGGACTACAATCATCTAAAAGTTCTGGTGCTCGGCGAATCCCTTTTTTCGAAGGAATCCGAAATGGAAAAATTGTTACAGCTGATGGAGGAAGACAACCGCCTGCCAAGAAATGCCTATGTGGTTGTGGCAAAAGACGCCTCAAAGATTTTAGAATTGGACGATGCGCTAGAGGATGGAATCGGAACCTACTTAGAGGAACTGCTAGAAGGAAATGCCTCGATGGATTCCGCGGCGTATCCGACGCTTGGGATGTTGTATCAGGAGCGCTTCAACAAAATAGAGACGTTGTTTTTGCCATATCTGGACATTCAGGATGACACGCCTTTTGTAAAGGAATATTTTGTGCAAAAAAGGGGAATGCCACTCGGAACGGTTCCGACACAGATGGCAATGCTGTCGGCACTTTTGCAAGACAATCTAAGCAAGGAAACCATCTGTTTTGAGTCCGGCAGCAGCATCCGGCTTGACAATTTTCAAAACTACATGGAGATGGAGGACGGTGTGGTAAAACTTCTCGTAAAATGCGACGGGGATATCCTTTACCAGGAATCGCAAGAAGACTTTGCGCAGCTTGTCACTTCCTATTATCAGGAGTTGTTAACACAGGCACTTGAGAAAAATGTGGATTTGTCTAACAGTTTTAAAAATCTCGGTGGATATCAAAGAGACTGGTTTGAAAAGTACCAGGAGAATGATATGCGCTACGAAAATGACATCGCCCTGCAAATTGATGTGGAGATTACATTTGTGAATAATTTTTGA
- a CDS encoding spore germination protein: MEKYFHDCADMKKKKMKLGIDRDVDCYLTYIEVSVGMGYSELGRVLEEFSKSTRKEILQRLEENALCISDAVFFETIEEAVDGLLTGETILFVDGFTKVVKIPDEGYPGIGIGEADSEKVIRGSNEGLCDSVKQNAALIRKRIRSSKVKVREIKAGCRSKTNVYVMYIEDIVHPGLVEEIEQRLDSFEIDGVLDSGVLEQLSEEKWYSPFPQFQTTERPDRAAMSLLEGRAVVMSDNSPVALILPTDYNSFIKTSDDYYNRFEIATLGRMLRYVASFFAMTLPGFYLAVINFHTQILPTTLLLSFAEARQGVPFPAVVEVLLMELSFELLREAGVRLPGAMGNTIGIVGGLIIGQAAVEANLVSPIVVIVVSFTALCSFAIPNEEFATAFRLLKFFFILLCATLGYFGLLLGLLAVLIHLSHLKSFGIPYLMPFVGADLNDYEDERDFLWRWPIWQLRKRPIYARRMQRTKLRAKKNQSRKIK, encoded by the coding sequence ATGGAGAAGTATTTCCATGACTGCGCGGATATGAAGAAAAAGAAAATGAAGCTTGGCATCGACAGGGATGTGGATTGTTATCTGACTTATATTGAGGTGTCCGTCGGGATGGGATATTCCGAACTGGGGCGGGTGTTAGAGGAATTCTCAAAGTCGACGAGAAAAGAGATTTTACAGAGACTGGAAGAGAATGCGCTTTGTATTTCAGATGCCGTGTTTTTTGAGACGATAGAGGAGGCAGTGGATGGGCTTTTGACCGGGGAGACCATTCTTTTTGTGGATGGATTTACAAAAGTAGTTAAAATCCCGGACGAGGGTTATCCTGGAATTGGAATCGGAGAGGCGGATTCCGAAAAAGTGATTCGTGGCTCCAATGAGGGACTTTGCGATTCGGTGAAGCAGAATGCGGCATTGATTCGAAAACGAATTCGTTCTTCCAAGGTGAAAGTGCGTGAAATCAAGGCGGGCTGCCGTTCAAAGACGAATGTTTATGTGATGTATATCGAAGATATTGTGCATCCTGGTCTTGTGGAGGAAATCGAACAGCGTTTAGATTCGTTTGAAATCGATGGCGTGCTGGACAGCGGTGTGTTAGAACAGCTTTCCGAGGAAAAATGGTATTCGCCTTTTCCGCAGTTTCAGACGACAGAGCGGCCGGACCGTGCGGCGATGTCTCTGCTGGAGGGACGGGCTGTGGTGATGTCGGATAATTCGCCGGTTGCGCTGATTCTGCCGACCGATTACAACTCGTTTATCAAGACGAGTGACGATTACTATAACCGTTTTGAGATTGCGACGTTGGGAAGAATGCTGCGCTATGTGGCATCTTTTTTTGCAATGACACTGCCTGGTTTTTATCTTGCTGTCATCAATTTTCATACGCAGATTCTGCCGACTACGCTGTTATTGTCTTTTGCAGAAGCGAGACAAGGGGTGCCGTTTCCTGCGGTGGTGGAGGTTTTGCTTATGGAACTTTCGTTTGAACTTTTAAGGGAAGCGGGCGTAAGGCTTCCGGGAGCAATGGGGAATACGATTGGAATCGTGGGTGGACTGATTATCGGCCAGGCTGCGGTGGAGGCAAATCTAGTGAGCCCGATTGTTGTAATTGTGGTTTCGTTTACCGCGCTTTGCTCGTTTGCGATTCCAAATGAGGAATTTGCCACGGCGTTTCGCCTGCTCAAGTTCTTTTTTATCCTGCTATGTGCCACATTAGGATATTTTGGGTTATTGCTTGGACTTCTTGCAGTGTTAATCCATCTGTCGCATCTGAAAAGTTTTGGAATTCCATATCTGATGCCATTTGTAGGGGCGGACTTAAACGATTACGAGGATGAGCGCGATTTCCTCTGGCGGTGGCCAATCTGGCAGCTTCGAAAGCGCCCGATTTATGCAAGGCGCATGCAGAGGACGAAGCTGCGCGCAAAGAAGAACCAAAGCAGAAAAATAAAGTAG
- a CDS encoding TIGR04086 family membrane protein, with amino-acid sequence METERGNGKRKGEGQMKAEANTKTRYEVADPVKSMGIALFCMFVVSLFLLMLLAFLLYKFDLGAGAVRGGMIAVYVISGMTGGLVLGKRMKKQKFVWGLAGGLLYFVILLLFSLLMKRQLDFDFTNVVTTLILCGASGMAGGMIS; translated from the coding sequence GTGGAAACAGAAAGAGGAAATGGAAAAAGAAAGGGTGAAGGGCAGATGAAAGCAGAGGCGAATACAAAAACGAGATATGAGGTGGCAGACCCGGTCAAATCAATGGGAATTGCATTGTTTTGTATGTTTGTCGTCAGCCTTTTCTTATTGATGCTGCTGGCGTTTTTGTTATATAAGTTTGACCTGGGAGCAGGCGCGGTTCGTGGTGGGATGATAGCGGTTTATGTGATTTCAGGAATGACAGGTGGACTGGTGCTTGGAAAGAGAATGAAGAAACAGAAATTTGTCTGGGGGTTGGCAGGAGGACTGCTTTATTTTGTGATTTTGTTACTTTTTTCATTACTCATGAAACGGCAATTGGACTTTGATTTTACAAATGTAGTTACAACCCTGATTTTATGCGGTGCGTCAGGAATGGCTGGAGGGATGATTAGCTGA
- a CDS encoding DUF1934 domain-containing protein has protein sequence MTKDVLLTISGLQFAAEQEADQVEIITAGDYYKRNGKHYIIYDEVMEGFEGSTHNIIKFSENSLEITKKGVTNVHMVFEKDKKNISYYYTPYGSLLIGIDATKVCVDESEHNINVDIKYALDVNYEHLADCKIKMNIKSKDAQDFKIS, from the coding sequence ATGACAAAAGATGTACTTTTGACCATCAGTGGTCTTCAGTTTGCAGCCGAACAGGAAGCAGACCAGGTTGAGATTATTACAGCAGGAGATTATTATAAAAGAAATGGCAAACATTATATTATTTACGATGAGGTGATGGAAGGCTTCGAAGGTTCGACGCACAATATCATCAAATTTTCCGAGAATTCCTTAGAGATTACCAAAAAAGGAGTCACAAACGTACATATGGTATTTGAAAAGGACAAGAAAAATATTTCCTATTATTACACACCATATGGAAGTCTTTTGATTGGAATCGATGCCACAAAGGTCTGTGTGGATGAGAGTGAGCACAACATCAATGTCGACATCAAATATGCATTGGACGTTAACTATGAACATCTTGCAGACTGCAAAATCAAAATGAACATTAAGTCGAAAGATGCACAGGATTTTAAGATCTCATAG